Genomic window (Nitrospiria bacterium):
AAATTTTTCTATCAGACTAACCGGAATCATTTTTTCGGCATCAATCCAAATCTGAGAAACCTGTTCACCGGTTTTTTTGGCCCCTATTACATGATATTTGTGATCTCCTTCCTTTACATTCCCAAGAATATCTACAGCAATACCATTTTTTAAAAATGGGCTTCCGGAAACATCCCCGGCCATATGGCGAATAACTTCTTCAACGGAAAGAGAATTAATTGCATAGAGTAAGTAACTCAAATCTTGCCGGGGAAGTGAATAAAACTGACCCCCTGGAGGAATCGCTATCCCCCATCCCTTTTCAGCAAGCCTCGCCCCCCCATTTTGAAATTCCTGGCGAAAATTATCCGGTACCCTAAAAAAGGTGCGGATCTTTTTCGGGTCTATTTCTTTTTCCTTTTCCTTTTTTTCAATTTCAAGGGGATTGGGCTTCTCTTCAACCGGCTTAAACTTTTCCACAAAACTCAACTCTTGAAAGGAGGCACCATTTTTTTTTATTCCGCGGATAATACGTTCCAGTCTGATTTGGTTTTCCCTTTTTTTCCCCCATCGATCACGTTCCCTCTCCTCAACTTCTGTCATAACAAAATCATAAGGAACATCACCTACCGGAATCGCTCGAATTTCCTCCAATGTCTCTAAATTAAAAACCACCAGATTTTCACCCAATTGATCTAAAGCAAAGAGCTCTTTTCCTGAGGGGGCCAGTTTTGCTGTCACTAATCCCCCCCGGAATTTCCTGGCTAAAGCCGGTTTAAATTCTGGCCAAGGCCTTTTTCCCCAGTCAACCTTCATAGTTAATATTTCACTAACCCTTTCTCCCTTTTTCCAACAAATAGCAATTAAATTTTCCTCCCCAGCAAAAATGACGTCTCTTGGACCTGGTACAAGTGTTATTTTGGCTCTGGCGTTGTGTTCATTGATCAGAGTAATTTCGCTTCCATCCACGTTGGCAACCACCAGAAACTCTCCCGTAGGGTCCATTTGCATCCGAATGGAACTGTCCCCCGTGGGAATACTGGTTCCCGCGGGATTTTCCTTTCCCATCGGATAGGAAAGAACATAGCTATAAACCCGCTTGTCACCCTTTGAAATCGGATCATATTGCCCCACATAGAGATTTTTTTCACCCCAGGCCAGTGCCAACTCATAAGGTAATTTGACCTCCGTTTGAATCCGGTCTTTTGCCTTAAAACTTTTCACATAATAGGCCTGCAAGATACTTCCAGGCCATGAGTAGCTCCAAAAAAGGTTTCCCTTTTCATTAAAAATTCCTGGGCCCCTGGCTGGGATTTGCCCAGAAACAATTAAACTGGGAAGGTCTACGGCAACGGTGTTCTCTGAATACCAATGCTGAACCCATAATTCCCTCTGGTCCGGGGAAAAAAGTAATCTCCAGGGAGAGGCACCTGTATATAACTTGGTAAGGGTTTTTCCCGAATTTAAATCAATGATCTGAACATTATTATTTCCCGCATTGGCAACAAATCCTACGGGAACCTTTCCCGCCTCCGATAACACAGGTATAGCCGAAAAGAATAAACTATAAACCAATAGAACGAAACCTTTTCTGAATTTTTTCATTGTATGACCATACCTTTTCAGGACACCCATCCTAAAGAAATGGCCTGTACGCTCACCTTAAGCGCACAGGCCGAATAATGCAAGCAGGAAAGAACTCTAACTGTTCCCGGTCTTAAACGTGCTGTTGAAGTTCTGGGCCAAGCCGGTCGCAGTGGTCACCGTGACGCAGTACCACGTCTTGGTGGCCAGGTTGTTTGTCGGATCCAGCGTCCAAGCCGTTCCCCCTCCGGTAACGGTTCCTGGGGCTTGAGCGCCCAACGTGGCGCACCGGTCCTGGTTCGGACCGAGGGCTACATGCAGCAGGAAACTGCTTTCATCCACCACGCCGCTCGGGGTCTGGTTGAAGGTGATGTCCACATTGGTCGCCGTGAGAATGCCGGTGGACCCATCAGGAGGTTTCACGCTGGTTACCTGAAGGCCGCCAAGCGTCGTCGTTGTGGTAGTGGCTCCAGTGGTGGTGGTAGCTCCGGTGGTTGTTGTTGTCGTGGTTCCTAACGTAGTAGTGGTTGGAACCGGCTCATTGCTTCCCACCTTAAACCCGAAGGTATACTCCCCTCCCGCTGCAGGTCCTGCTGCCAACGGGTTCCCTGCAAAGTCCGTAAGGGCCGACCCATTCCGGGATGGGGCAATATGCATGACATACACCCCCCGATCCAACAACGCCATCTCCTCACTGGTGAACGGGAACAACCCCCAGGTCGTATCATCGATCTGATCCAGAAGGGTGGTAATGGCCGATCCACTGTTATCCGTCAGATAGAAGGTATTGGGATCCACTCCCTGGACAGGCTCTGTGAAACTCACCTTCACAATCCGGAAAGCATCCACATGAAGCTCACCATTTCCCTCTACATCATAATTTCCCGTAGGTCCTCCATAGGGAGAAGGCGACCAATGACGGTTCGCGGGAATCGGAGCGGTCAGATTGGTATCGGCGGTAGAATTATTAATCACCACCTGCGGGGCGACAGAATCTGCCGTCTCATTCACCTGAATCACTGCGTTCACCACTTCCATCGGGACCGCCGGCGCACCCTCGACCACCACCGGATCGAACTTCATCGCCTCCCGTAGCTCCGCGTCCCCAAAGGCACCCGGTTTCCCGACACGGTCACAGGGCGCTTTCAGAACGCAGGGCTCCAGTGTCGGTGAACCGGTCGGGAACCCCTCGTCGGCCTCCACATCATCGGTATTGGCCAGGTTCCCCAAAAACTTCTTCGCCACCACCGCCTCGAAGGACTGATAGTACACCACCGCCGTCACCGCAATCGGACCCACCACATCGGACGGCACCACCACCGAATACTGGCTTGCGTTGATGGTCGCACCCGCATGGGGAAGAGGCCTCAACCGTGTATCCTCCAAAAAGGAGTCATCAAACAAATCCCCGTCCCCGTCCAGGTCATTATACTGAGGCAATCCCGTGGGATTGTTCCGGTCGATCACCGCCCCAGTCGAATCCACCGGCATACCCTGAGCGTTCACCACAAGATTGACGGGCGTCGCGTAGGGAAGATCGAGCGTCGGACAGTTCTGGTCCAGCGTGGCCCACGCCTTGATCAATATGGAATACGGATCAGGTGAGCCTTCCGGAATGATAAAATTACACCCCGGGAACAGCGGATCAGCCTGCGCTGATGCCGTCATATAGCCCACACCAAAAGAGCGCTGATTACCAGCGGCTGAGTTCTGAATCTGCAACTCAACATCATCGGAGGTGTCTGCGGTGTTTTTGGTATCGAACGCCGACACCCGCACCCAGGCCACTCGCCCTTCCGGAAACCCGGTCGGGAAATTATGCCCGGAGCCCGCGTTCGTGACGCTCAGGCTCAAAGGTGCCAAGGTCTCCGTCGCAGGCCTGGCCACCGATCCAGGGGCCGAAAGGTTCATCGTCAATACATTCCTCAGACGGTCCCACGCAAACCGCTCATGCTGGGTCGCAGGGGGCCCTTTTCGAGAGGGTGCCGTGTCGAACCGTGCATAGTTGAAGCGGCTGGCCGGTTCTTTGGAGGAAAAACTGGTATGCAAAAGCTCCGGATAAGGCTGAACATCCCCGCTGCTCTGAGCGTCCGCACCGATCATCTTCGTGATATAGGCATTGCCCCCCACGAAATGGTGCGTCCAATGGGGCGTCCTCGTAATCCGGTCACAACTCGGTCCGCTCAGCGGAGGCACGGACACACCGCTTGCATCATATAACGTCAGCGCCGTCCCAGGTTGCCCGAAGGTCTGGTTCATGTGACAGGTCTGGCAATCCCGTTTAAACGCAGGATCGAAAAACGCGTTCCCCGGACGGTCCGCATACCGGCTGTTTTGCCATTCCGTATAGGTCCGCTCAATGGGAAATCCTCCGACCCAAAAACCATGTTGGTTCTTGATCGTGGCAGGGTTGGTCACATCATGGCAGGCCGCGCAAAACTCGGATCGTTCAAACTTCACCTGATAAAACGTATCATGCTTTCCGGGAGGATTGGCCTG
Coding sequences:
- a CDS encoding DUF3105 domain-containing protein, with translation MKKFRKGFVLLVYSLFFSAIPVLSEAGKVPVGFVANAGNNNVQIIDLNSGKTLTKLYTGASPWRLLFSPDQRELWVQHWYSENTVAVDLPSLIVSGQIPARGPGIFNEKGNLFWSYSWPGSILQAYYVKSFKAKDRIQTEVKLPYELALAWGEKNLYVGQYDPISKGDKRVYSYVLSYPMGKENPAGTSIPTGDSSIRMQMDPTGEFLVVANVDGSEITLINEHNARAKITLVPGPRDVIFAGEENLIAICWKKGERVSEILTMKVDWGKRPWPEFKPALARKFRGGLVTAKLAPSGKELFALDQLGENLVVFNLETLEEIRAIPVGDVPYDFVMTEVEERERDRWGKKRENQIRLERIIRGIKKNGASFQELSFVEKFKPVEEKPNPLEIEKKEKEKEIDPKKIRTFFRVPDNFRQEFQNGGARLAEKGWGIAIPPGGQFYSLPRQDLSYLLYAINSLSVEEVIRHMAGDVSGSPFLKNGIAVDILGNVKEGDHKYHVIGAKKTGEQVSQIWIDAEKMIPVSLIEKFPIMANPSPHEGSQIPKGIAETKLLYEKVQEKYFLPVRMMRLMDGRVIGKVYLEDIRINPGLKDFHFDLSQLGGLGIKPEKKMLAKTVSLQKEPGRTVPGLGNEHIDHPIVPHEPYNSNPPTSGPHTRYIAEWGVHEIPIPLEEQVHNLEDGGVLIQYNCPDGCDPWKKQMGELARKYDRLVVAPYPLMDSKLALTAWEKIQIFNDYDENKIIEFIDAYINIDHHPSKPENKNQ
- a CDS encoding Ig-like domain-containing protein, encoding MDLKEKTILGFLAFLVSTFFLLAFVSNSSARHGEEDFIPNRIPEPAPYVVSETDHPNLGTPGAYPGPPFESLWNGIDDVGACTGCHTGIFDQWNGAMMSNAWRDPGWRGAFLLVARLTSTDGCADIPPPPDGSTPYDCSDAAHKINPFANADGTSTFDYGTGMVTTSGSGSLMDDFCSRCHMPTDYVDATIDVYTDDQSPHGAGATTQEHGRISPTFDPTSINSTAEVTTTDPYTGQLTPESFGFRRTAEGRMVNSNSGQTGIVCEVCHTNVETRYTPYHNYNKSGAEYYPVPSQNPRWNSGLTPEQEDMLTVPDAASGNLGYAAGAGAFRLSPHALHEPERFGPLSWNDFNATEDPYLTGVFGTPINYIQANPPGKHDTFYQVKFERSEFCAACHDVTNPATIKNQHGFWVGGFPIERTYTEWQNSRYADRPGNAFFDPAFKRDCQTCHMNQTFGQPGTALTLYDASGVSVPPLSGPSCDRITRTPHWTHHFVGGNAYITKMIGADAQSSGDVQPYPELLHTSFSSKEPASRFNYARFDTAPSRKGPPATQHERFAWDRLRNVLTMNLSAPGSVARPATETLAPLSLSVTNAGSGHNFPTGFPEGRVAWVRVSAFDTKNTADTSDDVELQIQNSAAGNQRSFGVGYMTASAQADPLFPGCNFIIPEGSPDPYSILIKAWATLDQNCPTLDLPYATPVNLVVNAQGMPVDSTGAVIDRNNPTGLPQYNDLDGDGDLFDDSFLEDTRLRPLPHAGATINASQYSVVVPSDVVGPIAVTAVVYYQSFEAVVAKKFLGNLANTDDVEADEGFPTGSPTLEPCVLKAPCDRVGKPGAFGDAELREAMKFDPVVVEGAPAVPMEVVNAVIQVNETADSVAPQVVINNSTADTNLTAPIPANRHWSPSPYGGPTGNYDVEGNGELHVDAFRIVKVSFTEPVQGVDPNTFYLTDNSGSAITTLLDQIDDTTWGLFPFTSEEMALLDRGVYVMHIAPSRNGSALTDFAGNPLAAGPAAGGEYTFGFKVGSNEPVPTTTTLGTTTTTTTGATTTTGATTTTTTLGGLQVTSVKPPDGSTGILTATNVDITFNQTPSGVVDESSFLLHVALGPNQDRCATLGAQAPGTVTGGGTAWTLDPTNNLATKTWYCVTVTTATGLAQNFNSTFKTGNS